ACGATTCATCGTCTCGATCGAGAAACTTCCGGAGTGATTCTGTTTGCAAAGAATCAGTGGACTGCGTCCAAATTCTCCGTTTTATTCAGTTCCGGGAATATTCAAAAATTCTATATTACGAAAGTATGGGGTCAGATTCCGAACCGCTTATCGGGCTATGGAATTCTCAAGTCCGACGTTGAATCCAAAATACGCAAAAAAAGAAAATTTATATCGATGAAACAAACGAAGTTTCTTTCGAAACGGGATCTGCTTACGCAAACACCGTCGAATTCCGACGAGGAAATCAGCCTTACTTATTTTCGAAAAATTAGACCGGAAGGAATCGGGATGCCGCGGAATGACGAAACGAGTTCGTATATTCTTTGTAAGCCGATCACGGGAAGAATGCACCAGATCCGCGCGACTCTTTACGGCCTCGGCTATCCTTTGTTCGGCGATAAACTCTACGGTAAAGACGAAGATGTGTTTTTAGAATTCATAGAAGGAAAGGAACCGGATTTAGTGGAAAGACTCGGAATGAAAAGACAGGCATTGCACTCGTATGCGATTTGTTTTATACATCCGGATACGAATCGAAAAATGAAAATTCGTTCCTCTCTTCCGGAGGATTTTTTGTGAAAGTCGCTCAACCCGGTTTATTGGAATCGATCCTTCCCGTCTTTGTTTTGGTTTTGGGTCTTAGCTACGCGGGGATCGTCTTCGGAAACGGAACCGTAGACGGACCGGCTCAGATGCTTTTGATTCTTTCCGGGACGGTCGCAAGCTTACTCGGACTTCGTCTCGGGATCCAATGGGAGACCTTAGAAGATCAGATCTTAGAATCTCTGAAGAATGTTTTAAAACCGGTGCTCATCCTTTTGTTGATCGGATCCTTGATCGGTGTTTGGATCTGGTCCGGGATCGTTCCATCGATGATCGTCTGGGGTTTGAAAATTTTACATCCTTCTTATTTTTTGATCACGGCCTGTCTTCTTTCTTCTGTGGTTTCATTGATCACCGGAAGTTCTTGGTCCACGGCGGGAACGGTTGGGGTCGCCTTGATGGGGATCGGAACCACCTTAGGAATTCCTCCCGGAATCTCGGCGGGTGCCATCGTCTCCGGCGCTTACTTCGGAGATAAACTTTCTCCCTTTTCGGAGACTACAAACCTTGCGTCTTCGATCGCGGGAACACCACTTTTTACGCATATTCAACATATGTTATATACTACGATTCCGGCTTTCCTGATCGCCCTCATCGCGTTCGTCTGGATCGGATTAGGCGATTTTTCGGGTTCGGTTTCCAGTCAGAAGACCGATGAAGTCATACACTTGCTTGAATCATCCTTTCGAATCCATCCCGCATTGCTTTTTCCTCCCGTTCTTACGTTCGTTTTGATCTATTTTAAGATCCCGGCGATACCTTCGATTCTCGCCGGAATTCTTTCGGGAATTGTATCAGGAATCTTTTTGCAACACCCGGATTTGAGTTTTCAAGAAGCGTATCGACAAATTTTGAATGCGGCTTCGAAAGGAAATTCCATGGAAACGGGCAACACTCTCACGAATGCGCTTCTTTCGAGAGGGGGAATGGCTTCTATGCTTCCTACGGTTTGGCTCATTTTTTCTGCGATGTTTTTTGCGGGAGCGATGGAAGGCGCCGGCTTTATCCAAAAAATAACGACCGCGATCTTAAGATATGCAACCACGGATCGATCTCTTTTGACAGGAACGATTCTTACAAGTTTCGCGGCGAATCTCATTTCATCGGATCAGTACCTTTCCATCTTGGTTCCGGGAAAGATGTTCAAGAAGGCGTATGAGGAAAGGGGGCTTGACCCGAAAAATCTTTCCAGAGCTCTGGAAGATTCCGGTACGATGACTTCCGCATTAGTTCCCTGGAATACCTGCGGGTCGTTTATGGCCGCGACGTTAGGCGTTCCCGTGATTGTTTTTCTTCCCTATGCTTTTATGAATCTAAGCAGTCCGATCATTTCCCTGATTTGTGCCTGGACCGGTTGGACGATTCGCAAAAAGGAACCGTCCGTCTAAATCAACACTTTCAAAAGAATGAATATACTCAGATTGATCCCGACTAAGATAAAAAACCACTGAAAACTTGGAGAGGAGATCGTTTCCAAAATCGCGAAGTCGATCGTCTTTTTGAGAGCGTTTTTCAAATCTTCCGGATTCGGATTTTCCTGATCGGGAATTTTTGCCGAAATTTCCTTTCGAAGAGTATCGACTTTAAGTTTCTGAGCGAGTTTGGAAACAAGAGCAGTCAAAGGAAAAGGTAGGCTGTCTAACTTCGTTAAGTAGTAGGGGAGATTTTGGATCTGTTGCGCGATCGAAAAATTTCTATCTTTCGCGATGTCCGCTTCCGCTTTTTTTCGGATCGATTCTTCCAGACGTTCGGAAAGGTATTCGCTGATGATTCCCCGATTGTCACCCAGAAGTTGATAGAGCGCCTTCGTGACAGCATATTTTTTTCCGAATAAAAAATGAACTCCTGGAAATACGACACCGAAACCTAACACGATTAAGGTGACCGGCCAGAGTTCGATCAAGATGAAAATGAGGGCGATTGCCGCTCCGATTCCGCCGGCTCTCGCGGCCGGAACCCCTCCTAAATTGGAGGAGAGAGATTTCATTTCCGGAAAAAGAAACGCAAGAAGAATCCAGTTTAAAACCACACCGATGAGCGTAAAGAGAGCGATGTTGAATAGGCCGATGAAAGAGGCTTTGGTTGTAGATTTTAAAAGGGTGACTTTGTCTATGTTCATAGAGATCGATTCTCCTCTGAGTCGGATTGGAATTGAATCTCAAAGAAACTTCTCCGGATTTATAAGTCTATAAATTATTATAAAAAAAGAGACCGTATAAACGGAAATTGGAATGAAGAGGCTTATTCCTTACTCCTTGTGGACGTTATCCGGTCACTTAAACAAGAGAGCGATTTTCTATTTTAAAGAATAGTTATGTGTTTATTTTGCAAATTCCTGTCCGAATCGGTATGACGCCGCCTTCAAATCGTTCGTTGCTTTTTCAAGATTGCGATTGATGTTTTCAAGAAGTGCGTCGATTTGTGTCTCGTTGACTTTGGCTCCGCTTTTGAGACCGAGTCTGAGTTCGATCAGGCTTTTGTCGTCGGATCCTACGATTTTCTGATACGATTCAATCGAAGTGATTCCTGCGTTTTTTAAATCATTCTTTCCTTTGGAATCTTTCGTTGCCTTAAGTTCTTTGAGGGCTTTTGCGAGTTTTCCTTCCCGAACAGTCTCGCTGTCGTAAATTCTTC
The Leptospira stimsonii DNA segment above includes these coding regions:
- a CDS encoding pseudouridine synthase — translated: MQVTIRAEDSSIRLDQFLSKKFTYHSRTAWQKEISEGRILLSGKKVKPGIILKEGDQVVYQIENKTEPPVRTDYKILFEDQWVVAVDKPGDLPVHPAGIYRKGNLLTLMQESGRFQELYTIHRLDRETSGVILFAKNQWTASKFSVLFSSGNIQKFYITKVWGQIPNRLSGYGILKSDVESKIRKKRKFISMKQTKFLSKRDLLTQTPSNSDEEISLTYFRKIRPEGIGMPRNDETSSYILCKPITGRMHQIRATLYGLGYPLFGDKLYGKDEDVFLEFIEGKEPDLVERLGMKRQALHSYAICFIHPDTNRKMKIRSSLPEDFL
- the nhaC gene encoding Na+/H+ antiporter NhaC; amino-acid sequence: MKVAQPGLLESILPVFVLVLGLSYAGIVFGNGTVDGPAQMLLILSGTVASLLGLRLGIQWETLEDQILESLKNVLKPVLILLLIGSLIGVWIWSGIVPSMIVWGLKILHPSYFLITACLLSSVVSLITGSSWSTAGTVGVALMGIGTTLGIPPGISAGAIVSGAYFGDKLSPFSETTNLASSIAGTPLFTHIQHMLYTTIPAFLIALIAFVWIGLGDFSGSVSSQKTDEVIHLLESSFRIHPALLFPPVLTFVLIYFKIPAIPSILAGILSGIVSGIFLQHPDLSFQEAYRQILNAASKGNSMETGNTLTNALLSRGGMASMLPTVWLIFSAMFFAGAMEGAGFIQKITTAILRYATTDRSLLTGTILTSFAANLISSDQYLSILVPGKMFKKAYEERGLDPKNLSRALEDSGTMTSALVPWNTCGSFMAATLGVPVIVFLPYAFMNLSSPIISLICAWTGWTIRKKEPSV
- a CDS encoding LIC11966 family surface protein codes for the protein MYDSETVREGKLAKALKELKATKDSKGKNDLKNAGITSIESYQKIVGSDDKSLIELRLGLKSGAKVNETQIDALLENINRNLEKATNDLKAASYRFGQEFAK